The genomic stretch TAACAGGGCATCAGACTCAGACCTTTGAGAGCACAAAGCGGTGCTTAATAGATTTCTCCAGCTGTCTGCTCAGCAGAAACCCACATCCCAATCCtacacaaacacagcagaatgGCAAATCCAGTTCCACATAaggaaaaacccacaaattaCTGGTTTTGGGGAGTCTAGGTGGTGGCTGAGTGCTTCCAGCAACAGTCATTTCCCATATAATGACCATGTGCTAAAGAAATAACTTCATAACACCTCAATACTGTCATTTAAAGTTCAGATCTGTGGATACAAACTATAGGAATCTGACCAAATACTTCATCTTATAGCACACATTcaggcagaaaatgaaagaaacttaGAATATTTCACTCTAGCCACTTATCCTCAGAACTATACTTTATATACAGTTTATTTCACTAGAGATTTAATTTTATACATAGTATAAAGGGGTATCCTGATATCACACGTATAGTTATTTGACTGTACTGTTTAAGAACCAATTGTTTGTACAGAATACAGTATTAAGTACCATATGAATTAAAACAAGtcatctttaaaagaaacctaCATATAAATGGATGTTTATCCTATGCACAGTGCAAGAATGGGTTTTAGAGCATTGTAATCACATGAGTCTAAAATACAACACTGTGATTTAAAACTAATTCATAGCCGGGATGCCCTGTGCTGTAGACAAATCAATCTTGGTTTGAACCACCAAGCAGTGTGAAAATTCcagacaaacagcagcagcttatCATTAGGATTTTAAAAGGAGAACTTCCACAGTAACCCAAGTTTTAAACCCCACTGGTTTATCCCTACTTCTGACCATGACAGTGTCCTAAGGAAACTGAATAATGGCCCAGACTTCATTTGGAATTATCTGCTAACTAATGCTAAGGAAATTCATTGTTACTTCCATACAGGAAACCTTTCAGGATGCTCGAAGAGGTCAAGATGGAGAGGTTTATGGGCAGGATTTTAGTAGTGGAGTAGAGGATTTCTCCTCTGCAAATAGgcagaaaatactgtaatataAATCAGGTTGTgatatttacagaaaacaattgTGGAAAAGCAAGCATTTGTCATGTAAACACTTCCGAAACGActtcttcattttcccctttgcAGAGCGGGGCAGTGGATGAGTATCAGCTAATAAGAAACAGATGTCTTCCTCAGAAGAACCACTTCACCATCGCAGAATATATGTGGTAGTCACTGAGAATTGCTAACatgttttctcccttccctccccccagaGTTTCCAGTTCAATAAATAGTAGAAAAATAATCCTTTCCTTAAAAATCTTGAGCTGCATTGTCCCAGGTTCCATACAGCAACCGGAGCAGTGACCTTTTGACGTGCCAAATGAACTGCAGTGAAACCAAcagccttccccccccctccccatgccccTATCTGGCACTTCTTTAGTCTTCAGCTGCACAgattcctgctcttccaaacCAAATCATCTCTGGCTCTTCCACGCTCTCTCCTCCTGGCTCAGCACGACAGGGCTTCCAAAACTTCAGCTGCTGTATAAACTCACGTTCCTGTTTCTGCAGGTCTGACGTTCCTCCTGCtcaattttatttaatgtgATGGcaggtccatccatcaaacccATTTCCCTCCTGTTGCAGAGCCAGCCTTACATTTATACAAATGTAAAGCTCTTATTCCTAACAGTTTACTTGGGAAGTCAGTTAAATCATTCCTGGTGAAAAGCACAGGAACAGAGCTGCCCGTGGCTGCATGGATCATGGCTCAGGAGTGAACGCGCCTTTCCTCGTTGTTCATTAGCATTCCGCATCCACAGTGTGTACCGTGACTGCAGCCTGTAAGTGGTGGCTGTGGTGGAGAGTTGGGTGGTGCAACCGGTAGTGGTGAAACTTGTGACTCAGCAGGGCAGCTGTTTGAGGTGGGGTGTCCAGGTCCAAGTCTTCGTCGTGGTTTCCAACATCAACACCAGCTGACAGCGGGTCGTTATTGCACGGAGGGTTTTCACTGTCCTCCTGAGGGCTCATCGTGCTGTAGCCTAGGAAAGAAACCAGCAGCACTAAGTTAAAACAAGAATAAGAGGTCAATGTTTcacccagaggagctgtggctgccctatccctggcagtgctcaaggccaggttggacacaggggcttggagcaagctgctctagtggaaggagtccctgcccgtggcagggggttgggaatGGATGAGCttaaatgtcccttccaacccaaaccattcttggATCCTGTGACGCTCcacagtgctggctgcagcacccctCAGGGCATCAGGCACAATCAGAGCTTTATAGAGAAGAAACCAACGTTTttaattaacagaaaaagaaacaaacaaacccaccctCTCCTCTAAGTTTCCAACAGATCCCTTTCCCTGGCACCGTTATCAACTCTGGGGACCTATGGTCTGTACCACCCCAAACAGTAACAAACATCACACGTTCAACAGTTTGTTACAGCACAACTGCTAGCACTGATTCGAAAACCAAACAAGGCTTTACTGGGGGATATCTTTTAAGATACTACTCAGAGCTCTACAAACAGACAAGAAGTAGGTGGGATCCACCTCTGGTATCTCTGTTCCTATCAAACAACATCTTTCCTAGGAAGAAGCCCCAGCTCTTCCATCTGGAAACAACAAAACTTCTTCACATCATCTTGCTGCACAATCACAGTATTACACCTTTAAAAGGAAGAGAGCACTTTTCACCCATGAGGGTCTGTTTGCGAGCCCTAAGCACATGGTTTGAATGAGTTTTCCATCCACTTAAAGAAATCTCCTGAATCCACACAGGAATGTTTCACACAGCCAAGCAGCACTGACACTTCCAGCTAAGCGCGTGTGCACAGTGCAGTTAACTCGAGGCTGTCCCTTGGCTAAAGTAGCCGCTACTGGAGCCTGAGAAGTTAAAACCCCCAAGATGAGCTGCCTGTGGGAATAACGAGAGGCTGCACTCACTGGGATATCCTAAGGAAATGATGTCACCAGCCAGCTCACAGCTAACCCTCACAAGACAGGATCGTGCTCTCTCAGCGAGGAAGCCATCTCCCAGCAGGTACCCTAGAGATTTTCTGTTCCCTCTTTTTGAAGCAGGTGCTGGCAGTCACTATGAGATGACTACGAGATGTGGATTTACCACTGAAACCACCTGTTACCACTCAAATCCGGCTGGCAGCACAAACCAACCCACCTTAGTGTTTTTGAATGCAAAAAACACAAGCTAGAAATGAAAAAGACCTTGTTTGAATTCACAAAATCATCCTTCTTGGGAGCCTTTGGCTATAGCTGAAAACCCACCAGTGCTCCTGAGCATCTCGGTCAGGGTTCCAGCTTGAGACCCGTGAAAGAAGCGCATTATAAATATCATGCTGAGGACCCAAAGCTGGTTCTCATTTCCTATGCTCTGAGTCCTGGTTTCAAGCTGGCAGAGAGGACCTGAGGAAGACGACTCGGCAGCCCTTTGAAGAAGATGGAGTTACAGGAACTAAAATTAGAAGGGCACATATCAGGACTAGGTGGGCAGTTCCCCTGCTGACCCTGATGTGTTGACTCCAGGGGTGGCAAGGATTTGCTAGGACTACAAGTAATGGAGCAAAAGGAGCATGAGCCCAACAAATCTGCCTCCACTCAGGTCATCTGGCCCCAAATCCGAGGTAATTCCTCCTAGAGCAAGACTGTCTCTCAGACATCTGTTCATCCCCATTCCAAAGCTTTGGCCTTTAGATTTCCTGTACCTCAGCAATTCCATTAATGCAACCACAGTCTTAATAACTGAAGAGCTCTGCTGTAACATACCCAGCCACAACATGCAGCTAAGAGCTGACATCTGTCGCAGACTGCCCTGTCCAACCCTCCTCTTAATTTATATTAAGCCTCCTGACTCAACAGCATTACATCCTTCTACCAGCTTCCAGGGTTTAAGGAGACTTGGTCTCAGGGCACAAGAGACACAGCAACGCTCCCTGAACCTAAGCAGGGTTGAAGTGTGCCTGTGGCAAACATGCATGGCTGAACACCCTTCACTGCTATGCATGTACACAGTTCATGTTGATCATTGCTTGCTTAAAGGTGATGTAAGATGTCCTCTGTGGTGATGGCATGGACTGCAATATATGGGCAATACATATGGACTGCAATAATGTGCAATGGAAAGGCTAAGGAGGCACCTGACACAGTCAGTCTCTAAATCCACCCTTATCTTACCCCAGAAATTCAGGTGTCCAGCacacatttctgcagttttatgGAAGATGCACAGGTCACGtcaaagagaagagcagcagagatgctgatgTGCCTGCAGGGGATTTGCCTTCTCTCTTTAAGTAGGAGATTTCCATTATCCCAACTGAACATTTAGATTGCTAGGGCTGGTGATGGAAAATGAACGTGGCAGCTGCAGACCCTCTCTGTGGGTCTGAATTCTGGTCACCCAGTGAAGCTGCCTGAACCCAAAATCAGACATGGGGAGCAGGGcattgagctgctgctgtacaaACCCAGCACCCTCACCAGACTGCATCATCTGCTGGAGGGTGTCAGGACTGTCCAACTGTGAAGCAATAAGGAGCAAAGGTTTTTGGGTTAGTTTTGGCAGCCTCATCTGCAACGTGCCAGACACCTGAAGGGAAGCGAGGGAGCGCAATCATTAACCTGGGGCCAGGGCAGTGGTTCAGCTCTTACCGTGGTCGCTCTCCGTCCCCGACCGCCCCCAGTACCGGCGCCTGCGTTCCGGGCTGTGGGCATGCCGCTCGATCACCGCTGCTATGAACCGGGTGTTGCTGACTGCGAGAGAGGAACAAACACAACTGGTTGTGAGGGGAGGGCTGGCACTGGGTTGTATCAGTGGGATAATCAGCACAGGGGAGAGGCTTTCTGCAAACTCATTCTTCTCAAATACTAGTTCATAGAAGAAGATTGTCAAgagacagaggaggaggaataaAACGAAGGTGCCTAAGTGTGGAATAGATCAAGATCCAGTCAAACCCGTTCACCTCATCTGCTTGCATTAATAGAAGTTAGAGCATTACTGTGTCAACACTAAAGAACCTGCGGCGGCACTGAAAGCCTGCTCAGAATGAAACTAAGGaactggagaagcagagactgaagccaTGAAACTCAGACACACTTATTGTTCAGTCTGAGTATTGACACAGTTTCAAATCGTGGGTATCACTTCAGCTCTCAGTGAGGGCCCAGAGACAAGGATCTGCTCTGTCTCAGTCAGGTGGGAGTTTTCCATACCCTGTTCTGCCACAATTCTCATTTTTCAGCTGATCAGAGCTATTTCTGGAGGTGCTCCTGATGAGGGGCACACGGGGCAAACCTCCCTTGCACAAAATCAAATTGTCTTGTCTAAGCTAAAAAGGAGTAATTTTTTAGCATGATGCTCAGGGTGCGTTGGAAGTTAAAGTTAGAACATTGTTCTGTCATTTTCTACTGCTCAAAGAGATTTGGTACTTACTGATTCCTCTGTCTTCGTGGCTGTCATCGTCTCTCTCGTCCCTATCATTTTCCAGGTTGGACATACGCACTGACATTTCTACACAccattaaacacagaaaaatgcaactgttaaagagaaaaattggGGATCCTCTTACTAAGGGCTGTCACCCTGGTAGGACAGTGGAAGCACTTGGCGTGGCTGTGTGAGGAGGTGCAGTCCCCTTGAAAGGAACAGGCTTTAAAATGCCTGTGGAAAGCAAACTGATACAAAATAGAGCTGGGCTATAACCAGATAGGGAGCTCATCAGCCCTCATCACACTTCTCACCTTGGCAGCTACCAGTATCCTTTCTCCCAAACACACTTTTGTCTCTCAGACTCCAGTGCGTCTATCTTATCTGTGTGTAAATAGTCCATCAACATCTCATGCACCAGATGCAGAAACACCAGTAAAGAAACCACATCCTAAGGAGCCCAAGCAGAAAGGGTGTGAAAACTAACTCTCCCACAAGCTCCACTCTGGTGCAGAAATAAACATATGCCATGGGTGTGCTATGACAAGGGCCAGGAGGCTGTGAGGCTGGATTCTTGTGTTAGCTCTAGGAAAAGCCTGCATTCAGCTTCTGGACAAGAGGTGCATGTTAAGGATTTTGGGTGGCAGCAGGCCTGGCAGCACCTGGGAGAGGGCAGCAATACACAGTGACCTGGATGTGATCAGGCTGATTTAAGGGTTagcaaaagggaaataaaatggggtgaaacactgaaacaaaaccatggAAAGAGGTTTGGGATCTTTTtagttggttttgtgttgggtttggtttgtttgggtttgggttttggagtTGGTTTAATTCCAGACCCTCCCATTTCTCCCTCCAGAGTTATCAGCTCACCCTGAGCAGCCAAAGGTGACATGTGCTGGTGACTCCTCCGATGGATCTGGTGGCGATACGCATACACTGCTAGGACAAGCACCATAATGCAGCCCATAATGCCTCCAGCCACCGGGCCGACTGGTGCACTCTTGATCATGTTCAGAGTGATCACCTCATCTCCTACAtcaaaaaggacaaaacagaggggaaaaaaagccatgaaagctctgcagaaatatttaaatgaacatCTCTGAAAATTATCCactcacagaatcccagcccggcttgggttggaagggaccttcaagctcacccagttccaacctgtttcggagaaaactccaggaacaaacttgccaacaaagttttcaacctgacaagcaggtattctggttcgagaccatcttcaaaatctgaacgcacacaagtccgtgggacctgatggaatccatccgcgggtcctgaaggagctggcgaatgaagctgcagccactggccatcatatttgaaaaatcatggcagtcaggtgaagttcccgacgactggaaaaagggaaatataacccccattttcaagaaggggaaaatggaagacccggggaattacagaccagtcagtgtcacctctgtgcctggtaaaatcttggagcacattctcctggacagcatgctaaggcacatgaaaaacaacaaggtgcttggtgacagccagcatggcttcactgaggggaaatcctgcctgcccagtctggtggccttctatgatggggacaagggtaaagcagttgatgtcatctacctggacttgtgcaaagcatttgacactgtcccacatgacatccttctctctaaagagagatatcaatttgatggatggaccactcggtggataaagaactggctggatggccgcacacaaagagttgtggtcaatggctcgatgtctggctggagaccggtaacgagtggtgtccctcagggatcggtgttgggactggtcttgtttaacatcttcgtcgctgacaggGACAgagggattgagtgcgccctcagcaagtttgccaatgacaccaagctgtgtggtccagttgatatgctggagggaagggatgccaacCAGagggttgggcaaagaagagattcagagcagcccagcggagaaggacttgggggtgctggtcgatgagaaaatgaacatgagccggcttcagtgtgcgctcgcagccgagaaagccaaccgtatcctgggctgcatcaaaaggagcatgaccagcaggttgaaagacgcgatcctgcccctctactctgctcttgtgacacctcacctggagcattatgtgcagttctggtgtcctcaacataaaaaggacatggaactgctggaacaagtccagaggaggccacgaggatgatcaggggactggagcccctcccgtatgaagacaggctgaggaagttggggctgttcagcctggagaagagaaggctgcgtggggacctcagagcagccttccagtacctgaaggggccctatagggatgctggggagggactcttcgtcagggactgtagtgacaggacaaggggtaacgggttcaaacttaaacaggggaagtttagattggatataaggaggaaattctttcctgttagggtggtgagacactggaatgggttgcccagggaggttgtgagtactccatccctggtggtgttcaaggccaggttggatgaacccttgtgtgggatgattaagtgtgaggtgtccctgcccatggcaggggggttggaactggatgatattgaggtcctttccaaccctaaccattctatgattctatgattctattctttACTGaggcgccgggagacacaggggatagctcctcctaacgtgtgtctcccctactgctacacaagccgtccttatatagccaCAGGGCATACATGCATGTTCATGAGGCTACGTGtggattacataattttccagaaagtttcccgcatgcgtacagaattgtggtggtggtctctgagggtcgtttacttcttccaacgatcttcatcacttctggcagcctttgaagcacgtGCAGTAGATGCTTctaccagcttaattggttcattagcaccagagacataataatcctcctgtcctcctacttatcggTTGGTtcaactgtagcccatcctggacacctgccattcccagatactctgtatccctgtgtcctgttcttctagactgtttttcttaaaactatgtcaactataccgatttatcttgtacaagaattctcagtatgttctctagctgcactctatctttttttcctatgtatcatgcacctcagtaattttccattgctactgttacaaagccatcaaatttaacattacttaaaactaattctaaaggtttatatattccatttagtgattttgtgccccccttgtctcaaatcccccctttttctgtccttttgcaaattcttttgcaacattttatctattaccattaccatcaaaagtctttttgaaataatttcctgtttctacttggtgcttaatttcattccttttccagtctccataatttatcatagatcgtttacaacaccagagagaacattgtatcataccacaagtaatcagtattaaaataattaacaccaatattCCTGCAAgcagttgcctcaaccaggagagatcagaTAACCATGATGTTAACTTTTCCCATATTtattcaaaaccccaggaggtgtcatccatggccatttcaggAAATATCTtactttgtttccaaatttcctccagatctgtttcaattctgccactttggtctatataggaacaacagctttcattgattatggaacaaacccctccttctgatgccaataacatgtctagagccatttgggtttgtaataccaccttagataggctGGTTATCTCTTTTTGTTCTccctggattatatcaatgtttctgctttctatttcctctatggttgctgagatatttacaattgctttctctaattcacttactcccaaaaatggaattagccctcttacaaaactatgaaatgcagtgtgctgctcaataatagggttaaaccctcgcttaatccgtttagcaaaacttctaatccaggtCCCGGAAGGATACCTGTCGATAATAGTgaaattgggtattacagcacctaaggtgcatgcccccttccagctgggggctagagtcttataagcattttccccacataaccaataccatcctttccctttaggaatgAGCCACCACTGAACTATGATATgatctatattaatagtatgattgcaatttgaatggtgacctccatctgtggcatttaaacaagcatgatctcctaccGCGGTTCTTGGTGTAATatatctttgtgcacaggtgtaatatttattacctggattaggattaactattccaaactttaacctttccttcgaatacagattgctggtgttcacccacaaatttgtccatgagacagtgttaggaattggaactccaattaatgcaagatccaggctttctcctggtttaggcaactgtgcacacacccaacagtcactacgatcAAAACCgttagtgacattctgcactaatttcaggtataaattctggtcccaagcttgtgcgcCAGTTATCATATGAGTCCTAATTGTGACCGACGCAATTTCATacgcaagggtcctgaaggtttgacctgccatgtcttctctggctctggtgcttgctttattcttgagtaacgtattcaagcaggttgttcctttatcgtcactgctgtaaaggtggtcagtaatatctggtacggtccgctccactttTTCCTGTataggatctcctgaaaaattcttaacataaacccagtctccagatctgaaagggtgaatcggataatccaaacctcttgctcttggtcctactattctcttatttatctcctccaGTTGTTTTCCCAGATTGGTCAGAAACTGTTGGAGATAGCCTTCctccacttcctgaagactttctccatTACACTGGGACTCATATAGTCTTCCacacaaaatctcaaatgggctaacctcttctttcgacTGAGGTTTAGtttgaattcttaatagagccagtggtaatgcttggtaccaatataaatttgtttcctgacatattttactaatcagttgtttaatcagatggttcatcttttctacttgcccgctggcctgaggcctgtatggaacatgtagttgccaatcaatttctaatttttgctGATTTCTTGTGACAATTTTGCACTGAAGTGTGAACCTCGGTCcgaagaaattgcctctggtactccaaaatgagGCATTATCTcgttaaataatgttttaatcacttgtcttgcatCATTTATCCTACaggggaatgcttctggccagcctgaaaaagtatccgttaacaccaacaaatatcgataaccTTCTTTTCttggtatttcagaaaaatctgtttgcccctgctgtcccagataacttcctctcacaattgtcccaatttggtgtctattttcagttttaggattattcttaagacatagctgacattgttttgtcactaattgaactatagtatatagatttcttcctacaatttgtttgtttaagtatttatacaaagagttactaccccaatgagttttattatgttcctcccgaactaacttccagagttggttgtAGGGGATTACAATTcgcccatcaggtatctgaaccccaccctctttattttcctgtccttttagatcttgaatcaattttctatactcttttgaatacctaggtttagatttctcaattgttagtttgccatcagagattaaggacatgattttagattgttcagctgctcatttggcttcaaaattggccaaattatttccaatttcctgatcagagtcaccttgatgtcctttacagtacataatagctacttcttcaggtagctgaacagcttccagtaattgcagaatttctgtagcatgtttaatctgtttcccttgtgtgttcaaaagtcctcgctctttccagatagcaccatgtgcatgtaccacaccaaatgcgtatttagaatcagtcccaatatttatccttttatcttaaGCCAGTTCCAGGGCTCTTGTTAACGCTATTATtactgccttctgggcagaggtgttcgcgggtaaaggtttagcttctattgcttgtgaagtggtggtaatggcatatcctgcctttcattcaccatttttcatgaagctactgccatcagtaaaccaagaatcagcatcttccagaggtttttctttcaagtctggtcagCTCGAATATAGTCTCTATAGTGGCCAAGCAGTCGTGCGTTAGTGGTTCTGTCAATCATTCCTGcagaaaggatgctggattcacaatgttagtgaccacaatttctgtatcatcttgttccacaagggtggcctggtattttaaaaaaccatgaaggagataaccagtgggctgttttctgctccaggactgctgataacacatgggacaccagcacagtAATCTTTTGTCCCAGggtgaatttgcgagcctcttcaatattcatgacaaccgcCGCCACAGCTCctaggcatccgggccatccttcccttgcttcatccagctgttttgaaaaatatgccactgcccttctgtatggtcctagttttTGAGCAAGGACCCCAAAGATATTCCTTGTTCTTCGTAGGAATAcagcctaaaggatttagtcacatccggaagtcacagagttgcagctctcattagctctgttttaaatttctaaaagccccctctgctgtatcagtccattttgaagagggagggtttcctttcaacagttcatatagtggtcttaccagaacactgtaatcatggatccaaagtctgcaccatccagtcattcccaggaatgtccaGAGCATCTTGATGGTCAAtggtcatggagtctgacaaatggcttcttttctagcaactccaagttctctctgtcctcctgctatttcatatcctaagtaggaaactcaggtttggattagcTGGGACGAGACCCTTATGTCTGACCAGCCTGTCTGCGTCCCACTGTGGGAACCGTACTGGACAGCCCACTGTATCGGAGGGTGATTCGACTAACCTGTTCAGGGACCCATG from Lathamus discolor isolate bLatDis1 chromosome 3, bLatDis1.hap1, whole genome shotgun sequence encodes the following:
- the LOC136010813 gene encoding VWFA and cache domain-containing protein 1-like, which codes for MIKSAPVGPVAGGIMGCIMVLVLAVYAYRHQIHRRSHQHMSPLAAQEMSVRMSNLENDRDERDDDSHEDRGIISNTRFIAAVIERHAHSPERRRRYWGRSGTESDHGYSTMSPQEDSENPPCNNDPLSAGVDVGNHDEDLDLDTPPQTAALLSHKFHHYRLHHPTLHHSHHLQAAVTVHTVDAEC